TCTTTGATAATCGAGAGCCTGCGCGGGCTGTACAAACTGATCACGAAGTCAAAAGAAGTCGAAACGTTTCAGGCGAAGTCACTTATGCGTGACGATCCGGGCGTGGAGGCGCGTGCCACCTATCGCCCCCGTCACCCGTTTGGCGACACAGCGGAAGGCAGCGCCGGTCGCGTTAAAGGCACGCCGCGCCAGCCAACGAAGCCGCTGCAGCCCGTCGTCTTTTCCGAACCGCCAATCAAGCCGGACGATACAAAACCGCGCCCTGTGATCACCGATGCGCCAGCCTTTCCACCGCCGGCGGTGGTCATCCCACCCGTACCCTATACGGCGAGTGGACCGGTCGTAGAGCCTGACTTCCTGATTGATGAAGATGATGTCCCATTTGTGGACGTACCTTCAGAAAAGGTTTCGCCCCTCAGCGGGGCGGCAGGCACCCCGATTCCACCCATTCCACCTGTTCCCTACACTCCTCCCCCGATGACACCGGTGGACATCCCGATCGTAAAGCCAATTACGGGTGCAATGCAACCGGTCACGCCGGCGGCGGCCGATAGTGTGTCACCCCCCCTTGTGTCTGAACCGCCGTTGAGATTGCTCGACACGCGCGAACTCGCTCCTATATCTACGCCGCCGTTGGCGGATACGGCCAGTGTGGTTAAGCAGGATACAGCTCCGGTCGCCACGCACTACCCCACGCCGGCCGAGGCTCCGTTCGCGAAGCCCGAAGCATCACCGCGGCGCGATAAGCTCACGGACACAGCACGGATCAGCGTCTTCGACGTATTTGGACTACCGAAACCCAGCGAAACTCAGGAAATCAAGCCCCTGAACCTCGACGCGGCGGGAGATCCTGTGCCTATTGCGCTCACCGAGGCCGGGCTGGCGCCAATGCTGAGTACCGAAACCGTTGTAATGCCCTTGGCGCGCACAAGCAAAGTCGTCAGCGACACGCGGCGTTTTGGACGGCGAGCAGTGATGCGCCGGAAATTTGCCAGGGTTCGACTGGTCTACTGATGCGAATGATCGAATCCAGGAATGAATCAAAAACGCCCCGTGATATGCGGGGCGTTTTCTTTGGGTGAGTGATGGGATTTGAACCCACGGCCTTCTGGGCCACAACCAGACGCTCTAACCAGCTGAGCTACACCCACCGTGATGGGGAAATTATAGCATGAAATTGTAAACGAGGGGAAGGGGGAACGATTGGTCGAATCCCGGCCTCATACCGTCGCCCCCTTCCCCGCCGTTCATCGAGCCCAGTTATGAGGGGTCAATACGATATATGTCGCCGCTGTGGTCCGCCACATACATCTCGCCCCGTTCATCCTGACCGAACGTGCTTATGCTGAAACCAGCCGACAGAAATAACTCGCTCTGCCAGTCACCATTCAGATCACGCCAGGATGCCCAGATTTCGCCTGTGCAATAGTCGCCAAACAGATAGACACCGTCCAGATCTGGGATAGCTTCACCGCGATAAACATACCCCCCCGTTACCGAACAACGCCCATTCTGATGCGCGTATTCAAAGAACGGATAGGTCATGTTCGCCGGAGCAGTCCCTACTGCGTACGGGGCGCTCGCTTCGTAGTCCGACCACCCATAGTTCACGCCGCCCAGGCTGTCCGCGGGCTGAAAGTTTACCTCTTCCCAGACATTCTGGCCGACATCCGCAACGTACATATCTCCTGTTGCCCGGTCGAAGCTAAATCGCCATGCATTCCTCAGGCCGTATGCCCAAACCTCACGGCCGTATGAAGGATCGCGAAAATACGGATTGGTCTCAGGGATGGCATATGCACCTTCACCATCGGGGTCTATGCGAAGGATACTGGCAAACCAATCTGACGGATCCTGACCGGTATCATTCGGATCCCCCTGTGACCCGCCGTCGCCAAACGAAACATAGAGGTAGCCATCCGGCCCAAAGGCGATTTCACCCCCATTATGGTTCGCAAATGGCTGACGCATTGTCAGCAAGACCGCCTCGCTGGCTTTATCCGCCAGATTGTCGTCGTCTGAAAGTTTGAACTGCGAAATAATCGACGTATTGTCGCGATCATTGTAGTGGACATAAAACGTGGCGTTCTCGGAGAAATCCGGGTCAAAGGCGAGACCGAGCAAGCCCAGTTCAGAGTAGCCGCGCGTCGAGGATTGGCTCACCCGATCGGTGATATTGAGAAATGGATCAGGCAGAATTTGACCATCCTGCATGATCCAGATCCGGCCACTTTGTTCCACGATAAAGAAGCGACCGGATCCATCGTTGGCAGTCGTTAGAGCCACAGGCCGAAAGAACCCGTTGGCTACCAGCGAAAGCTTCACCCCCTCTGGGTTGGGTGCAGAAGCGCGGAGGGTGACAGTCTCGGTCTCCTGCGCGAAAACTGAAATGCCCAACAAGAGCATGGCCAAAATACTGAGAGACCAGCGGCGCATACGTTACTCCTTCTCTCTTACACTAGGTACTTACGCCTGGATTTGCGGCCCGGCTACGGCGACAACTGCAGCCTCCGGATTCCAGTAGCGGCGGATGGCATCCCTGACATCGCTGAGTCTCAGCGCGTTGATGAGTCCCGGCATACGAATCAGGTAGTCCAAGCCAAGACCATAGGTCTCCATGGACAGAATCGTGCCAGCTAACCCTTCGTTAGTCTCAAGTTGAAGCGGCATCCGTCCAACAAAATAGGATTTGTTGTCAGCAAGTTCGTCCTCGGTTACGTCAACTTCAATCATCTTGCGCACTTCAGCTATTGAGAGTTTGACAGCACGGTCAACGTTCGTCGGGTTCACACCGGCCGCAATTGACCAGGCGCCGGGGCCGTGACCACCATCCAGGCGACTATATGCATAGTACGCCATGCCCGACTTTTCGCGCACTTCCTCGCCGATTCGCCCCATCATCCCGAACTCGCCAAGAATGCTGTTGGCAATGCGCGCTGCCTGAAAATCTTCCGCGTAGCGCGAGGGGCCGACGACCCCAATCATAACATCGGATTGGGTCTTGCCGGGAATGGGGACAAAGGTTCTTGCCATCTCAACGGGCTGGGGCGCCGAGGGAGCACGGCGCGGCGCCGATTGGTCGCGGTTCGTCCAGTCGCCCAATTTGGCGCGAACCAATTCAACGGCTTCCGCCGCATCAAACGCGCCGGCAATCGCAATCGTCATACCAGCCGGCCCGTAGTGCTTCGCATGAAAGCTCCGGATCTGTTCGACGGTGAGGAACGGCAAGGTTTCCAGGGTTCCGCGGGGGGTATAGTGATATGGGTGGTCCGGCCTATAGAGGGTCTCCCTAAAAGCACGACCCGCCTGGCGGCGCGTATCTTGAAGGCCATAGCGCAACCATGTCAGAGCCTCACCGCGCAGCCGTTCAACCTGATCGGGGGGGAACAGCGGATTTCGAAGCGCATCAGCCATCACGTCGATCAGGACTGAGAGGTCCTCAGCAAGCGCTTTGCCTCCGAAATTGATGTGATGCGTCCCGGCCGAGATGCCGAAGTCGGCACCGATGTCTTCGAGGGTCGCGGCCAGAGTCTGAAAGTCACGTGTTTCCGTACCGCGCATCAGCGTACCAGCCGTGAGTGCAGCGAGTCCGTTGGCTTCCGGGGTCTCCTGGATTGATCCGCCTTCGGCCACGCCGCTAACGACAACCGAATGAGTACTTGCGTTTTCGTATACAAGCACCGTAACGCCATTGTCCAGCACAACGCGCGTGATGGTCTCAGGGTTGGGCATCGAGTGCGTGAAATTATTCCTGGTCATCATCAGAAAATTCCTCAGACTCGTCACTCATACCCGTTGGAATGAGGTGCCCGACGACGCGACTCTGTGGGCGCAAATACCTCTTGGCGGCATCAAGGACGTTTTCGAGAGACACCTGATCAAGCTTATCGACGTATTGGTCGAACCACTCGAAGGATCCCAG
Above is a window of Candidatus Flexicrinis proximus DNA encoding:
- a CDS encoding insulinase family protein; the protein is MMTRNNFTHSMPNPETITRVVLDNGVTVLVYENASTHSVVVSGVAEGGSIQETPEANGLAALTAGTLMRGTETRDFQTLAATLEDIGADFGISAGTHHINFGGKALAEDLSVLIDVMADALRNPLFPPDQVERLRGEALTWLRYGLQDTRRQAGRAFRETLYRPDHPYHYTPRGTLETLPFLTVEQIRSFHAKHYGPAGMTIAIAGAFDAAEAVELVRAKLGDWTNRDQSAPRRAPSAPQPVEMARTFVPIPGKTQSDVMIGVVGPSRYAEDFQAARIANSILGEFGMMGRIGEEVREKSGMAYYAYSRLDGGHGPGAWSIAAGVNPTNVDRAVKLSIAEVRKMIEVDVTEDELADNKSYFVGRMPLQLETNEGLAGTILSMETYGLGLDYLIRMPGLINALRLSDVRDAIRRYWNPEAAVVAVAGPQIQA
- a CDS encoding SRPBCC family protein is translated as MNLIDHRILIPTSPERVWHFVGDLKRNPEWQSNCRAIGVLTSTAKPQAGTRLRITPERGREYVIELSAWYDRFGYEYVVVEGSSFRDNKGTVRLQEVPEGTIVQWTFSYRPGLFGGGNARNQESLIIESLRGLYKLITKSKEVETFQAKSLMRDDPGVEARATYRPRHPFGDTAEGSAGRVKGTPRQPTKPLQPVVFSEPPIKPDDTKPRPVITDAPAFPPPAVVIPPVPYTASGPVVEPDFLIDEDDVPFVDVPSEKVSPLSGAAGTPIPPIPPVPYTPPPMTPVDIPIVKPITGAMQPVTPAAADSVSPPLVSEPPLRLLDTRELAPISTPPLADTASVVKQDTAPVATHYPTPAEAPFAKPEASPRRDKLTDTARISVFDVFGLPKPSETQEIKPLNLDAAGDPVPIALTEAGLAPMLSTETVVMPLARTSKVVSDTRRFGRRAVMRRKFARVRLVY
- a CDS encoding PQQ-dependent sugar dehydrogenase yields the protein MRRWSLSILAMLLLGISVFAQETETVTLRASAPNPEGVKLSLVANGFFRPVALTTANDGSGRFFIVEQSGRIWIMQDGQILPDPFLNITDRVSQSSTRGYSELGLLGLAFDPDFSENATFYVHYNDRDNTSIISQFKLSDDDNLADKASEAVLLTMRQPFANHNGGEIAFGPDGYLYVSFGDGGSQGDPNDTGQDPSDWFASILRIDPDGEGAYAIPETNPYFRDPSYGREVWAYGLRNAWRFSFDRATGDMYVADVGQNVWEEVNFQPADSLGGVNYGWSDYEASAPYAVGTAPANMTYPFFEYAHQNGRCSVTGGYVYRGEAIPDLDGVYLFGDYCTGEIWASWRDLNGDWQSELFLSAGFSISTFGQDERGEMYVADHSGDIYRIDPS